The Meiothermus ruber DSM 1279 genome includes the window GCTCGCTGTACATGATCGGGGCCTACCTGACCGCCACCCTGGTGGGGGTCACCGGCAGCTTCTGGCTGGCCGTGCTGGGCGCTGTGCTAGGCACGGCCCTGATCGGGATGCTGCTCGAGCTTAGCGTGCTGCGCCAGCTCTACCGGCGCGACCACCTTTCCCAGGTGCTGGCCACCTTCGCGCTGATTCTGATCATCAACGAGGTGGTGCGGATGATCTGGGGCTCCCAGCCCCTGCTGCTCTCGGCCCCGGAGGCGCTTTCGGGGCCGGTGGAGATTCTTCCCGGCCTGTACTACCCGGCCTTCCGGCTGGTAATTATCGGGGTGGGGCTGCTGGTGGCGCTGCTTTTGTTCTGGCTGGTAAACCGCACCCGGGTGGGTATGTGGCTGCGGGCCGGGGCCTCCAACCGCGAGATGGCCCAGGCCATGGGCGTCCCCATCAAGCCCCTCTTTACCCTGCTGTTTGGGGTGGGGGCCGGGCTCTGTGCCATTGCGGGGGCCTTTTTAGGGCCCATTCTGGCGGTGCAGATCGGGATGGGCGAGAGCATCCTGATTCTGGCCTTTGTGGTGATTGTGATTGGCGGCATCGGCTCTATTAAGGGGGCCCTGGTGGGGGCGTTGCTGGTGGGCCTGGTGGACACCGCTGGCCGGGCCTTCCTGCCGCTTTTGCT containing:
- a CDS encoding branched-chain amino acid ABC transporter permease → MPPSLFIEQVLNGFQFGLMLFLLAAGLTLVLGIMDTINLAHGSLYMIGAYLTATLVGVTGSFWLAVLGAVLGTALIGMLLELSVLRQLYRRDHLSQVLATFALILIINEVVRMIWGSQPLLLSAPEALSGPVEILPGLYYPAFRLVIIGVGLLVALLLFWLVNRTRVGMWLRAGASNREMAQAMGVPIKPLFTLLFGVGAGLCAIAGAFLGPILAVQIGMGESILILAFVVIVIGGIGSIKGALVGALLVGLVDTAGRAFLPLLLSRVAPPEVASNLGPALASILIYLLMAVVLFFRPQGLFPART